DNA from Leptospira bandrabouensis:
ATGACAGATTTGTAACCTTTTGCATTACAGATATGGGTGAGTCCAATTCCGGTATTACCCGCAGTCCCTTCGACAACCGTGCCACCAGGTTTTAGGAATCCTTTTTTTTCGGCGTCTTCGATGATGTATAAGGCAGCTCTATCTTTGACAGACCCACCTGGATTTAAAAACTCAGCTTTGCCTAAAATTTCACAACCTGTTTCTTCGCTTAGGGAGTGAATGCGAATGAGTGGGGTGTTCCCCACAGTATCAATAAAACCGTTTCGTATATTTGTATTCATGAGAATCGACTTGACTCCTTCCCCTTAGACTTACATCTTCCTAGTCTATGTTACAAACCATTCGCCTATGGTTCGCTCCTGCTACGCCCATACCCCAAAAATCTGAAAAAGAAATCCAAACTCTATATCCGAAATTTCGGTTTCGAGTTTTGGAATCGACTTTTCTTGGTTATACGACCTACTACTTAACTCGAAATAACTTCTCACCAGTTTCTAAAGAAATTGGAGAAGCGTTATCTTATTCGAAAACAGAGATAGGTGACATCCTCGCAGTTACTGCCATCACTTATGGGATTGGAAAATTTTTAATGGGAGCACTCTCCGATAGGTCCAATCCAAGAAAGTTTATGGCTGTTGGTTTGTTTCTTACAGCCATTTTGAATTTTTCATTTGGATTTGCGAATCATTATTGGATTCATCTTTTTTTATGGGGTGCTAACGGTCTTGTACAAGGAATGGGTTGGCCACCTTGCGGACGTTCCCTTGGACATTGGTATTCGGTAAGAGAACGAGGTACTACGTTTGCATTTTGGAATATTGCACATAATATTGGAGGAGGTATTGTTGGAGTTGTTGCTTCTCATTCGGCAGCGCAGTTCGGATGGCAATACGCTTTCTTTGTTCCAGGGATCATTGCCCTTGTTGGATCCGTGTATTTATACATTCGACTTGTAGACACTCCCCAATCCGAAGGACTTCCTCCCATTGAAGTTTATAGAAATGACTATCCACCAGAAGAAAAAGAAGACCACGAAGCTGAACTTACCACTAAACAATTGATTGTTGAGCAAGTTCTTATGAACAAATACATTTGGTTATTTGCAATTATCAATTTTTTTGTTTATATCATTCGTTATAGTTTGATTGATTGGGGACCTACTTACCTTAAAGAAACCAAAGGAGCGGATCTTTTGGGTGGTGGATATTCTACACTCATTTTAGAATTTGGTGGGATTGGTTCTACCATTCTTATGGGTTGGGTATCTGATAAATTTGACGGTAGAAGGGGAATGGTAAGTTTACTATGTATTATCCCTATTTTCTTTGCATTTCTCGGAATTTTATGGAATCCCCCTGGTAATATTTTTATCGACTATATTTTGTTTGGACTCATCGGACTTTTTATCTATCCACCTGTGATGTTGTTAGGTGTGGCAGGTATGGATTTTACATCTAAAAAAGCAGTGGGAACAGCTGCAGGTTTTATCGGCCTA
Protein-coding regions in this window:
- a CDS encoding MFS transporter — encoded protein: MLQTIRLWFAPATPIPQKSEKEIQTLYPKFRFRVLESTFLGYTTYYLTRNNFSPVSKEIGEALSYSKTEIGDILAVTAITYGIGKFLMGALSDRSNPRKFMAVGLFLTAILNFSFGFANHYWIHLFLWGANGLVQGMGWPPCGRSLGHWYSVRERGTTFAFWNIAHNIGGGIVGVVASHSAAQFGWQYAFFVPGIIALVGSVYLYIRLVDTPQSEGLPPIEVYRNDYPPEEKEDHEAELTTKQLIVEQVLMNKYIWLFAIINFFVYIIRYSLIDWGPTYLKETKGADLLGGGYSTLILEFGGIGSTILMGWVSDKFDGRRGMVSLLCIIPIFFAFLGILWNPPGNIFIDYILFGLIGLFIYPPVMLLGVAGMDFTSKKAVGTAAGFIGLFGSLGRTAQGKGLAVLATNYSWDVALYAILGSTLIAIFLLVFSWNLRPRG